A single region of the Alosa alosa isolate M-15738 ecotype Scorff River chromosome 6, AALO_Geno_1.1, whole genome shotgun sequence genome encodes:
- the glyr1 gene encoding putative oxidoreductase GLYR1 isoform X3, giving the protein MATVHLRIGDLVWGKLGRYPPWPGKIVSPPKDLKKPRGKKCFFVKFFGTEDHAWIKVEQLKPYHPHKEEMIKINKGKRFQQAVDAVEEFLKKGKGKDQSTESKGRKAPAKPMKIIEEDDEDPFKGGSSDKPASSIEPISKRLKIIEEDTGSTSIQAADSTALNGSITPTDKRIGFLGLGLMGSGVVSNLLKMGHVVTVWNRTAEKCDLFIQEGARLGRTPAEVVSMCDITFSCVSDPKAARDLVLGPSGVLQGIRPGKCYVEMSTIDPETVAELSQVITSRGGRFLEAPVSGSQQLSNEGMLVILAAGDRSVYEDCSSCFQAMGKTSFFLGEVGNAARMMLILNMVQGSYMATIAEGLTLAQATGQSQQTFLDILCQGQMASSFVDQKCQNILQGNFKPDYYLKHIQKDLRLAISMGDSVNHPTPMAAAANEVYKRAKALDQSDNDMSAVYRAYIH; this is encoded by the exons ATGGCGACGGTGCATCTGAGAATCGGGGATTTGGTATG GGGGAAGCTCGGACGCTATCCGCCTTGGCCAGGAAAG ATTGTAAGTCCACCAAAGGACTTGAAAAAGCCAAGGGGCAAAAAATGCTTCTTTGTGAAGTTTTTTGGAACTGAAGACCA TGCCTGGATAAAGGTTGAACAGCTAAAACCTTACCACCCCCACAAAGAAGAGATGATCAAGATAAACAAGGGCAAACGCTTTCAGCAGGCCGTAGATGCGGTGGAGGAGTTTCTAAAGAAGGGCAAAGGGAAAGACCAG TCCACAGAATCGAAAGGCCGAAAAGCTCCAGCCAAGCCCATGAAGATCATTGAAGAGGACGACGAAGATCCTTTCAAGGGGGGCTCGTCTGACAAA CCTGCTTCATCCATTGAACCCATCAGCAAACGTCTTAAAATCATCGAGGAG GATACAGGGTCCACCTCTATTCAGGCAGCTGACAGCACCGCACTGAACGGCAGCATCACGCCCACAGATAAAAG AATAGGTTTCCTTGGTCTGGGGCTTATGGGCAGTGGAGTAGTCTCAAACCTCTTAAAGATGGGGCATGTTGTTACAGTGTGGAACCGCACAGCTGAGAAG TGTGACCTGTTCATCCAGGAAGGCGCTCGGTTAGGGCGGACGCCAGCAGAggttgtgtccatgtgtgacaTCACGTTTTCCTGCGTGTCAGACCCAAAGGCTGCTAGAGAT cTGGTGCTGGGCCCTAGTGGGGTGCTGCAGGGGATCAGGCCAGGCAAATGCTACGTGGAGATGTCCACCATAGACCCCGAGACGGTCGCAGAGCTATCACAG GTGATCACATCCAGAGGTGGGCGTTTCTTAGAGGCACCAGTATCAGGCAGCCAGCAACTGTCAAACGAGGGCATGCTCGTGATCCTCGCCGCCGGAGACCGCTCGGTCTACGAAGACTGCAGCAGCTGTTTCCAAGCCATGGGCAAAACCTCGTTCTTCTTAG GTGAGGTGGGCAATGCAGCGAGGATGATGCTCATTCTCAACATGGTCCAAGGAAGCTACATGGCCACCATCGCCGAGGGCCTGACCTTAGCTCAAGCCACCGGCCAATCACAACAGACCTTCCTAGACATCCTCTGCCAGGGACAGATGGCCAGCTCCTTTGTGGACCAGAAATGCCAAA ATATCCTACAAGGCAACTTCAAGCCTGATTATTACCTGAAACACATTCAGAAAGATCTCCGGCTAGCAATCTCAATGGGTGACTCTGTAAATCACCCCACACCAATGGCAGCGGCTGCTAATGAG GTCTACAAAAGAGCAAAGGCGTTGGACCAGTCAGATAATGATATGTCTGCCGTCTACCGGGCCTACATTCACTAG
- the glyr1 gene encoding putative oxidoreductase GLYR1 isoform X2 has product MATVHLRIGDLVWGKLGRYPPWPGKIVSPPKDLKKPRGKKCFFVKFFGTEDHAWIKVEQLKPYHPHKEEMIKINKGKRFQQAVDAVEEFLKKGKGKDQSTESKGRKAPAKPMKIIEEDDEDPFKGGSSDKELTDSDPEPSSAQRLVAGTVSGFKWESSPASSIEPISKRLKIIEEDTGSTSIQAADSTALNGSITPTDKRIGFLGLGLMGSGVVSNLLKMGHVVTVWNRTAEKCDLFIQEGARLGRTPAEVVSMCDITFSCVSDPKAARDLVLGPSGVLQGIRPGKCYVEMSTIDPETVAELSQVITSRGGRFLEAPVSGSQQLSNEGMLVILAAGDRSVYEDCSSCFQAMGKTSFFLGEVGNAARMMLILNMVQGSYMATIAEGLTLAQATGQSQQTFLDILCQGQMASSFVDQKCQNILQGNFKPDYYLKHIQKDLRLAISMGDSVNHPTPMAAAANEVYKRAKALDQSDNDMSAVYRAYIH; this is encoded by the exons ATGGCGACGGTGCATCTGAGAATCGGGGATTTGGTATG GGGGAAGCTCGGACGCTATCCGCCTTGGCCAGGAAAG ATTGTAAGTCCACCAAAGGACTTGAAAAAGCCAAGGGGCAAAAAATGCTTCTTTGTGAAGTTTTTTGGAACTGAAGACCA TGCCTGGATAAAGGTTGAACAGCTAAAACCTTACCACCCCCACAAAGAAGAGATGATCAAGATAAACAAGGGCAAACGCTTTCAGCAGGCCGTAGATGCGGTGGAGGAGTTTCTAAAGAAGGGCAAAGGGAAAGACCAG TCCACAGAATCGAAAGGCCGAAAAGCTCCAGCCAAGCCCATGAAGATCATTGAAGAGGACGACGAAGATCCTTTCAAGGGGGGCTCGTCTGACAAA GAGTTAACTGACTCAGACCCAGAGCCATCCTCCGCCCAGCGTCTGGTCGCGGGAACAGTCTCAGGATTCAAGTGGGAGAGCAGT CCTGCTTCATCCATTGAACCCATCAGCAAACGTCTTAAAATCATCGAGGAG GATACAGGGTCCACCTCTATTCAGGCAGCTGACAGCACCGCACTGAACGGCAGCATCACGCCCACAGATAAAAG AATAGGTTTCCTTGGTCTGGGGCTTATGGGCAGTGGAGTAGTCTCAAACCTCTTAAAGATGGGGCATGTTGTTACAGTGTGGAACCGCACAGCTGAGAAG TGTGACCTGTTCATCCAGGAAGGCGCTCGGTTAGGGCGGACGCCAGCAGAggttgtgtccatgtgtgacaTCACGTTTTCCTGCGTGTCAGACCCAAAGGCTGCTAGAGAT cTGGTGCTGGGCCCTAGTGGGGTGCTGCAGGGGATCAGGCCAGGCAAATGCTACGTGGAGATGTCCACCATAGACCCCGAGACGGTCGCAGAGCTATCACAG GTGATCACATCCAGAGGTGGGCGTTTCTTAGAGGCACCAGTATCAGGCAGCCAGCAACTGTCAAACGAGGGCATGCTCGTGATCCTCGCCGCCGGAGACCGCTCGGTCTACGAAGACTGCAGCAGCTGTTTCCAAGCCATGGGCAAAACCTCGTTCTTCTTAG GTGAGGTGGGCAATGCAGCGAGGATGATGCTCATTCTCAACATGGTCCAAGGAAGCTACATGGCCACCATCGCCGAGGGCCTGACCTTAGCTCAAGCCACCGGCCAATCACAACAGACCTTCCTAGACATCCTCTGCCAGGGACAGATGGCCAGCTCCTTTGTGGACCAGAAATGCCAAA ATATCCTACAAGGCAACTTCAAGCCTGATTATTACCTGAAACACATTCAGAAAGATCTCCGGCTAGCAATCTCAATGGGTGACTCTGTAAATCACCCCACACCAATGGCAGCGGCTGCTAATGAG GTCTACAAAAGAGCAAAGGCGTTGGACCAGTCAGATAATGATATGTCTGCCGTCTACCGGGCCTACATTCACTAG
- the glyr1 gene encoding putative oxidoreductase GLYR1 isoform X1 translates to MATVHLRIGDLVWGKLGRYPPWPGKIVSPPKDLKKPRGKKCFFVKFFGTEDHAWIKVEQLKPYHPHKEEMIKINKGKRFQQAVDAVEEFLKKGKGKDQSTESKGRKAPAKPMKIIEEDDEDPFKGGSSDKELTDSDPEPSSAQRLVAGTVSGFKWESSPVKDDPHFHHFLLSQSEKPASSIEPISKRLKIIEEDTGSTSIQAADSTALNGSITPTDKRIGFLGLGLMGSGVVSNLLKMGHVVTVWNRTAEKCDLFIQEGARLGRTPAEVVSMCDITFSCVSDPKAARDLVLGPSGVLQGIRPGKCYVEMSTIDPETVAELSQVITSRGGRFLEAPVSGSQQLSNEGMLVILAAGDRSVYEDCSSCFQAMGKTSFFLGEVGNAARMMLILNMVQGSYMATIAEGLTLAQATGQSQQTFLDILCQGQMASSFVDQKCQNILQGNFKPDYYLKHIQKDLRLAISMGDSVNHPTPMAAAANEVYKRAKALDQSDNDMSAVYRAYIH, encoded by the exons ATGGCGACGGTGCATCTGAGAATCGGGGATTTGGTATG GGGGAAGCTCGGACGCTATCCGCCTTGGCCAGGAAAG ATTGTAAGTCCACCAAAGGACTTGAAAAAGCCAAGGGGCAAAAAATGCTTCTTTGTGAAGTTTTTTGGAACTGAAGACCA TGCCTGGATAAAGGTTGAACAGCTAAAACCTTACCACCCCCACAAAGAAGAGATGATCAAGATAAACAAGGGCAAACGCTTTCAGCAGGCCGTAGATGCGGTGGAGGAGTTTCTAAAGAAGGGCAAAGGGAAAGACCAG TCCACAGAATCGAAAGGCCGAAAAGCTCCAGCCAAGCCCATGAAGATCATTGAAGAGGACGACGAAGATCCTTTCAAGGGGGGCTCGTCTGACAAA GAGTTAACTGACTCAGACCCAGAGCCATCCTCCGCCCAGCGTCTGGTCGCGGGAACAGTCTCAGGATTCAAGTGGGAGAGCAGT CCAGTTAAGGATGACCCACATTTCCACCACTTTCTACTCAGCCAGTCTGAGAAG CCTGCTTCATCCATTGAACCCATCAGCAAACGTCTTAAAATCATCGAGGAG GATACAGGGTCCACCTCTATTCAGGCAGCTGACAGCACCGCACTGAACGGCAGCATCACGCCCACAGATAAAAG AATAGGTTTCCTTGGTCTGGGGCTTATGGGCAGTGGAGTAGTCTCAAACCTCTTAAAGATGGGGCATGTTGTTACAGTGTGGAACCGCACAGCTGAGAAG TGTGACCTGTTCATCCAGGAAGGCGCTCGGTTAGGGCGGACGCCAGCAGAggttgtgtccatgtgtgacaTCACGTTTTCCTGCGTGTCAGACCCAAAGGCTGCTAGAGAT cTGGTGCTGGGCCCTAGTGGGGTGCTGCAGGGGATCAGGCCAGGCAAATGCTACGTGGAGATGTCCACCATAGACCCCGAGACGGTCGCAGAGCTATCACAG GTGATCACATCCAGAGGTGGGCGTTTCTTAGAGGCACCAGTATCAGGCAGCCAGCAACTGTCAAACGAGGGCATGCTCGTGATCCTCGCCGCCGGAGACCGCTCGGTCTACGAAGACTGCAGCAGCTGTTTCCAAGCCATGGGCAAAACCTCGTTCTTCTTAG GTGAGGTGGGCAATGCAGCGAGGATGATGCTCATTCTCAACATGGTCCAAGGAAGCTACATGGCCACCATCGCCGAGGGCCTGACCTTAGCTCAAGCCACCGGCCAATCACAACAGACCTTCCTAGACATCCTCTGCCAGGGACAGATGGCCAGCTCCTTTGTGGACCAGAAATGCCAAA ATATCCTACAAGGCAACTTCAAGCCTGATTATTACCTGAAACACATTCAGAAAGATCTCCGGCTAGCAATCTCAATGGGTGACTCTGTAAATCACCCCACACCAATGGCAGCGGCTGCTAATGAG GTCTACAAAAGAGCAAAGGCGTTGGACCAGTCAGATAATGATATGTCTGCCGTCTACCGGGCCTACATTCACTAG